Proteins from a single region of Balaenoptera acutorostrata chromosome 16, mBalAcu1.1, whole genome shotgun sequence:
- the MKI67 gene encoding proliferation marker protein Ki-67 isoform X1 — protein MGPTRRLVTIKRSGVDGPHFPLSLHTCLFGRGIECDIRIQLPVVSKQHCKIEINEQEAILFNFSSTNPTQVNGSTFDKPVQLKHGDVITVVDRSFRYENESHQNGSKSPEFPGQRWEQEPSRRVSRSSFPSNPDGKVQDSIARSKFTEEAASGRPVVHGKNVTGAGTVSGGSGDPVAGKTPNSVHPSELPRDNGRNATAPTAGDSQEDSSVTLGSSNGELKAFSSIKCLKGSDQNESPFRKLYESMKVELDVKSGKVNVLQNRRKSGSQSHCTTDKESTGGLQSETLVSLKSRPKSGQSPQIKADPASGEQGSSQTEGKRSDEEPFQTPRETRSPSILCTEIAMLKSTTPVQSPSRGRRSEDLSVVSGGASLNLDQSEGSRADNKTFPPRKFLTRIQTPVKVESFGNTPEKLCPKKRKRIPTNVDDLTTETEILHQTVSAPLVPEVERKIQSDFLNKPEKLGVAADPVCPGLPGLSSADVSSFGDSTNKMDGVSLKRRRVSFGGRLRPELFDENLPPNTPLKRGETPKQRRSLVTHTPTVLKKIIKEQLQPSGKEDSSEVCLEVTAQNAFTRSPAPNAAPASPDAPDRCRRLSKASSISSDSKSPHQTDIPKRGGRKSGNLPSKRASLDRSQHGILQMIYSKRRSGASEANLVVAKSWADVVKLGTKQTQTKAVKRGPPRPLSKRQRRTNTPKKPTGIIHNQFSTGHANSPCTIIIGKAHIEKVNGPARPYRMLNNFVVNKPMDFSEDLSGLPEMFKTPVKEKPQRVSLCPSTFSKSEDLLGKELPVPHSGEKPLLCASENSGQNVFPGTQDAPKELSDQSSASPALRRQCIKINESIMKTPRNVYKTTGAEMKTPASVAMTPKTTSSANKFRRSMELRSSQTPGVECKNKGTKPDTLENALGRCLRKTPQPEQKLEGDVKESETCTKNMESKENSKTMIAVRRSRRASELKCELAAGLTALESLQEPEPEEDQLDIPSLLQTPAHAKEAVDAENKATNMRCKSPRSGTVGTPTRTNTQLKTPSWKVDVEDASALGKLTQTPGKTMPMHREPGDEKSIKLFKETPKQKLDPAGNVAGSERRPRTPKGKAPPLEDLAGFKELFQTPHHAKEPMIDDKTPKMLCQSPQLEPVNTPNRKGHLKTPSQKVDVQEDVSALRKPQQTPGGTTHSQREPEGGDRGIAVSQEAPGEKLDPAENVTGSKRRPRTPKKKAPPLEDLAGFKELFQTPDHAKQPMTDDKPTTIPYKSPPAEAVNMPTSSKRWLKTPSQKVDVQEDVSALRKPTQTPGETRQSDKEPEGGDRGIAVSQETPGEKLGPAENVTGSKRRPRTPKEKAPSLEDLVGFKELFQTPNHTVEPMTADRIFKMLCQSPQLEPVNTPSRKGRLKTPSQKVAVQEDLSALRKPTHSHREPEGGDRGIAVSQEAPGEKLDPAENVTRSTRQPRTPRKTAPLLEDLVGFKELFQTPDHAEEQMTEDRTPKVLCRSLPPEPVVTSTSMTTCLKTPSQKVAVQGDLSALRKPTHSHREPEGGDRGIAVSQGTPEEKLDPAENVTGSKRWPRIPKEKAPPLEDLVGFKELFQTPDHAEEQMTNEKTTTIPYKSPVVEPVTRQTGRKRRLRSLPGKVDVEEPSALRKPTQTPGGARHSDREPADGDKSIKLSKETPKQKLDSAENVNGSKRPPRTPKEKVQSLEDLAGFKELFQTPDHAKEPRAVVKTPKMLCMSSQPQLIVTPTNMKRWLKTPLGKADTEKELSACRTTQSPGETRHSEGEPVDDDKSIILFQETPNQKLDSSENVNGSKRWPRTPKEKAPPLEDLAGFKELFQTPDHAKEPMTDDKPTNIPCQSPQPEPVNTPSRKGRLKTPSQKVDIQEDVSALRKPQQTPGETTHSQREPEGGDRGIAVSQETPGEKLDPAENVTESKRWLGTPKEKAPPLEDLAGFKELFQTPHQAKEPMTEDRTPQMLCQSPPPEPAVTSTSMTRHLKTPSQKVAVQEDLSALKKPTQTSGEATHSHREPEGGDRGIAVSQETPEEKLDPAENVTGSRRWLKTPKEKAPPLEDLAGFKELFQTPDHAKEPMTDEKTTTIPYKSPAVEPVTRRTGRKRRLKSPPGKVDVEEPSALRKPTQTPGETMHTHTKPVGDENDIKVFKETLRQKLVSAENVIGVKSWLRKFKEKAQPLEDSCSFKELFQKPDKAKEPMSDVKIAPLSCQSPPAKPVPRRTSRKRRLKSPPGKVDVEEPSVPRKPTQTPGDMQREPVCDEKDSKAFKENSRQKLVLAENVTGVKSRLRTLKEKAQPMEDSGSFNELFQKPSQAKEPVSDVNIAPVPCQSPPAGPVTRPASRKRQLKSLPEKVDVEEPSAPRKPTQTPGDMQREPVCDEKDSKVVKETSRQKLNPAENVTGIRSRLRIFKEKTQPVEDSCSFKELFQKPDQAKEPVSDVKITAVPCQSPPAALVTRPASRKRQLKSPPGKVDLEELSVLREPIQTAGETTHREPVGDENNIKVFKETSRQNLDSAENVICVKSRLRTFKEKAQPLEDPASFKELFQKPDQVKELGNDASGVKRAAKQAADRRRPVEISRRVLRAPKVRFTGDPVGSRDPVKSPGESCISPSPKRKLGEDARVVGRKRLCPTMAAQDPEEEKPLQKKQRTAPRERREPPKPSGVKKRSLRILAQRTKPVGSLPNNDVKTKATDPQGEDAHAPNKGMSLRTRRPTKTNIEEQRPGVLISAGKMKIKRSEKKSTKTSQEMKLQSPEDGAETPTSGGKVQERRRHLRSGKQNQKPLPDATEETARQERVEIPVKKQEEKEATEYSDFKGLRSRKITLRPRGNPSEGESEQRVTRGAWRRANSLQKENDNVGVKKIRTRSHRDSEDK, from the exons ATGGGTCCTACGAGACGCCTTGTTACCATCAAAAGGAGCGGGGTCGACGGCCCCCACTTTCCACTGAGCCTTCATACCTGCTTGTTTGGAAG GGGCATCGAGTGTGACATTCGTATTCAGCTTCCCGTAGTGTCCAAACAACACTGCAAAATTGAAATCAatgagcaggag GCAATATTGTTTAATTTCAGTTCCACAAATCCAACACAAGTAAATGGATCTACTTTTGATAAACCTGTACAGCTAAAACATGGAGATGTGATAACTGTTGTTGATCGGTCTTTCAG GTATGAAAATGAAAGTCATCAGAATGGAAGCAAGTCACCTGAATTTCCAGGACAAAGATGGGAACAG GAGCCTTCGCGTCGGGTCTCAAGATCTAGCTTCCCTTCCAACCCTG ATGGAAAAGTTCAAGATTCCATTGCCCGTTCAAAATTCACGGAAGAAGCTGCTTCAGGAAGGCCTGTGGTGCACGGGAAGAATGTCACAGGAGCTGGTACTGTCTCAGGTGGCTCAGGAGATCCTGTTGCCGGGAAAACACCTAACAGCGTTCATCCCTCAGAACTTCCCCGAGATAACGGCAGAAATGCAACAGCTCCCACTGCTGGGGATTCTCAAGAAGATTCCAGTGTAACATTGGGGAGCAGTAATGGAGAATTGAAGGCTTTTTCCTCTATAAAGTGTCTTAAGGGTAGTGATCAAAATGAGTCTCCCTTTAGGAAGCTTTATGAGTCAATGAAGGTGGAGTTAGATGTGAAATCAGGAAAAGTCAATGTTCTACAGAATCGCAGAAAATCAGGATCACAGAGTCATTGCACAACAGACAAAGAAAGCACTGGTGGTTTACAGAGTGAGACTCTGGTCTCACTTAAATCCAGACCAAAATCGGGCCAAAGCCCCCAAATTAAGGCAGACCCTGCTTCAGGAGAACAAGGAAGTAGCCAGACTGAGGGAAAGAGGAGTGATGAGGAGCCATTTCAGACCCCCAGGGAGACCAGGAGTCCCAGCATCCTCTGCACAGAGATAGCGATGCTGAAATCCACGACCCCCGTACAAAGTCCCTCACGGGGCCGGCGGAGTGAAGACCTGAGTGTTGTCAGTGGTGGTGCATCCCTGAACCTAGATCAAAGTGAAGGCTCCAGGGCAGATAATAAAACGTTTCCTCCTCGGAAGTTCTTAACGAGAATTCAAACGCCCGTGAAAGTTGAGAGTTTTGGAAATACACCGGAAAAACTTTGCcccaaaaagaggaagaggattcCTACAAATGTTGACGATCTGACAACAGAAACAGAGATTCTGCATCAGACAGTTTCAGCTCCATTGGTCCCTGAAGTTGAAAGGAAGATTCAAAGCGATTTTCTCAACAAGCCTGAGAAGCTGGGCGTGGCAGCTGATCCGGTGTGCCCTGGGTTACCGGGTCTCAGCTCAGCTGATGTCAGCAGCTTCGGCGATTCCACGA ATAAGATGGATGGGGTGTCCCTGAAGAGGAGGCGGGTCTCCTTTGGTGGTCGCCTGAGACCTGAATTATTCGATGAAAACTTACCTCCTAACACACCTCTCAAAAGAGGAGAGACACCAAAGCAAAGACGGTCTCTGGTCACCCACACGCCAACCGTCCTGAAGAAAATCATCAAG GAGCAGCTGCAGCCATCAGGGAAAGAAGATTCTTCAGAAGTCTGTCTGGAAGTGACTGCACAGAACGCATTCACGAGATCTCCAGCTCCTAACGCTGCTCCCGCTTCTCCAGATGCACCCGACCGATGCCGTAGGTTATCCAAGGCGTCTTCCATCTCCAGCGACAGCAAATCTCCACATCAGACAGATATTCCcaagagaggagggagaaaaagtGGCAACCTGCCCTCCAAGAGAGCTTCCCTGGATCGAAGCCAGCATGGCATCTTACAGATGATTTATTCCAAGAGAAGGAGTGGCGCTTCTGAGGCCAATTTAGTTG TGGCAAAATCGTGGGCAGACGTGGTAAAACTTGGTACCAAGCAGACCCAGACCAAAGCTGTTAAACGTGGCCCTCCAAGACCCCTGAGCAAAAGGCAAAGAAGAACCAATACTCCGAAG AAGCCGACTGGCATCATTCACAATCAATTTAGCACAGGCCATGCAAACTCTCCCTGTACCATAATAATAGGGAAAGCTCACATCGAGAAAGTGAACGGGCCGGCTCGGCCCTACAGGATGCTGAACAACTTCGTGGTCAACAAACCAATGGACTTTAGTGAAGATCTTTCAG GGCTGCCTGAAATGTTCAAGACTCCAGTGAAAGAGAAACCACAAAGGGTGAGCCTGTGTCCCTCCACTTTTTCAAAGTCAGAGGATTTGCTTGGAAAAGAGCTTCCAGTACCTCATTCAGGAGAAAAACCTCTGCTGTGCGCTTCAGAAAATTCTg GACAGAATGTGTTCCCCGGGACTCAAGATGCACCAAAAGAGCTGTCTGATCAAAGTTCTGCAAGCCCTGCCTTAAGACGCCagtgtattaaaataaatgaaagtattaTGAAAACTCCGAGGAACGTGTATAAAACAACAGGTGCTGAGATGAAAACTCCAGCGTCTGTGGCAATGACACCAAAGACAACATCTAGTGCAAACAAGTTTAGAAGGTCCATGGAGCTCAGAAGCTCACAGACACCAGGTGTAGAGTGTAAAAACAAAGGCACAAAACCTGACACTCTTGAGAATGCCTTGGGAAGATGTCTGAGGAAAACACCACAACCAGAGCAGAAGCTGGAGGGAGACGTGAAGGAAAGTGAAACATGTACAAAAAACatggaatcaaaagaaaattccaaaacGATGATAGCTGTGAGGAGATCAAGAAGAGCTTCAGAGCTGAAGTGTGAACTAGCAGCAGGCCTGACCGCCCTCGAGAGCTTGCAGGAGCCAGAGCCTGAGGAAGACCAGCTGGACATCCCAAGTCTCCTACAGACCCCAGCTCATGCCAAGGAAGCAGTGGATGCAGAGAACAAAGCCACAAATATGCGCTGTAAATCTCCCAGATCAGGAACAGTCGGCACGCCCACCAGGACAAACACACAGCTCAAGACACCTTCCTGGAAAGTGGATGTAGAAGATGCCTCAGCCCTCGGGAAGCTCACACAGACACCAGGGAAAACCATGCCCATGCACAGAGAACCAGGTGATGAAAAAAGCATCAAATTGTTTAAGGAAACTCCGAAGCAGAAACTGGACCCTGCGGGAAATGTAGCTGGAAGTGAGAGGCGGCCAAGGACACCCAAGGGAAAGGCTCCACCTCTGGAAGACCTGGCTGGCTTCAAAGAGCTCTTCCAAACCCCACATCATGCCAAGGAACCCATGATTGATGACAAAACCCCCAAAATGCTCTGCCAATCTCCACAGCTAGAACCAGTCAAcacaccaaatagaaagggacaTCTGAAGACACCTTCCCAGAAAGTGGATGTGCAGGAAGATGTCTCAGCTCTCAGGAAGCCTCAACAAACACCAGGGGGAACCACACACTCACAGAGAGAACCAGAGGGTGGTGACAGAGGCATTGCAGTGTCTCAGGAAGCTCCAGGAGAGAAACTGGACCCTGCAGAAAATGTAACTGGAAGCAAGAGGCGGCCAAGAACACCCAAGAAAAAGGCCCCACCCCTGGAAGACCTGGCTGGCTTCAAAGAGCTCTTCCAAACCCCAGATCATGCAAAGCAACCGATGACTGATGACAAACCTACCACAATACCCTATAAATCTCCACCAGCAGAAGCAGTCAACATGCCAACAAGTAGCAAGAGATGGCTCAAGACACCTTCCCAGAAAGTGGATGTGCAGGAAGATGTCTCGGCTCTCAGGAAGCCCACCCAGACACCAGGGGAGACCAGACAGTCAGACAAAGAACCAGAGGGTGGTGACAGAGGCATTGCAGTGTCTCAGGAAACTCCAGGAGAAAAGCTGGGCCCTGCAGAAAATGTAACTGGAAGCAAGAGGCGGCCAAGAACACCCAAGGAAAAGGCCCCATCGCTGGAAGACCTGGTTGGCTTCAAAGAGCTCTTCCAAACACCAAATCACACAGTGGAACCAATGACTGCTGACAGAATCTTCAAAATGCTCTGCCAGTCTCCACAGCTAGAACCAGTCAACACACCAAGTAGAAAGGGACGTCTCAAGACACCTTCCCAGAAAGTGGCTGTGCAGGAAGACCTCTCAGCTCTCAGGAagcccacacactcacacagagaaCCAGAGGGTGGTGACAGAGGCATTGCAGTGTCTCAGGAAGCTCCAGGAGAGAAACTGGACCCTGCAGAAAATGTAACTAGAAGCACGAGGCAGCCAAGAACACCCAGGAAAACGGCCCCACTGCTGGAAGACCTGGTTGGCTTCAAAGAGCTCTTCCAAACCCCAGATCATGCAGAGGAACAAATGACTGAGGACAGAACCCCCAAAGTGCTCTGCCGATCTCTGCCACCAGAACCAGTTGTTACATCAACCAGCATGACCACATGTCTCAAGACACCTTCCCAGAAAGTGGCTGTGCAGGGAGACCTCTCGGCTCTCAGGAagcccacacactcacacagagaaCCAGAGGGTGGTGACAGAGGCATTGCGGTGTCTCAGGGAACTCCAGAAGAAAAGCTGGACCCTGCAGAAAATGTAACTGGAAGCAAGAGGTGGCCAAGGATACCCAAGGAAAAGGCCCCACCGCTGGAAGACCTGGTTGGCTTCAAAGAGCTCTTCCAAACCCCAGATCATGCAGAGGAACAAATGACTAATGAGAAAACCACCACAATACCCTATAAATCTCCAGTAGTAGAACCAGTCACCAGGCAAACAGGTAGAAAGAGACGGCTCAGATCACTGCCAGGGAAAGTGGATGTAGAAGAGCCCTCAGCACTCAGGAAACCCACACAGACACCAGGGGGAGCCAGGCACTCAGACAGAGAACCAGCGGATGGTGATAAAAGCATCAAATTATCTAAGGAAACTCCAAAGCAGAAACTGGACTCAGCAGAAAATGTAAATGGAAGCAAGAGGCCGCCAAGAACACCCAAGGAAAAGGTCCAATCTCTAGAAGACCTGGCAGGTTTCAAAGAGCTCTTCCAAACCCCAGATCATGCCAAGGAACCAAGGGCTGTTGTCAAAACTCCCAAAATGCTCTGCATGTCCTCCCAACCACAGCTAATTGTCACACCAACCAACATGAAGAGATGGCTCAAGACACCTCTGGGGAAAGCGGATACAGAGAAAGAGCTCTCAGCATGCAGAACGACACAGTCACCAGGGGAAACTAGACACTCAGAGGGAGAACCAGTAGATGATGATAAAAGCATCATATTGTTTCAGGAAACTCCAAATCAGAAACTGGACTCATCAGAAAATGTAAATGGAAGTAAGAGGTGGCCAAGAACACCCAAGGAAAAGGCCCCACCGCTGGAAGACCTGGCTGGCTTCAAAGAGCTCTTCCAAACCCCAGATCATGCAAAGGAACCAATGACTGATGACAAACCCACCAACATACCTTGTCAATCTCCACAACCAGAACCAGTGAACACACCAAGTAGAAAGGGGCGTCTCAAGACACCTTCCCAGAAAGTGGATATACAGGAAGATGTCTCGGCTCTCAGGAAGCCTCAACAAACACCAGGGGAAACCACACACTCACAGAGAGAACCAGAGGGTGGTGACAGAGGCATTGCAGTGTCTCAGGAAACTCCAGGAGAGAAACTGGACCCTGCAGAAAATGTAACTGAAAGCAAGAGGTGGCTAGGGACACCCAAGGAAAAGGCCCCACCCCTGGAAGACCTGGCTGGCTTCAAAGAGCTCTTTCAAACCCCACATCAAGCCAAGGAACCAATGACTGAGGACAGAACCCCCCAAATGCTCTGCCAATCTCCACCACCAGAACCAGCTGTTACATCAACCAGCATGACCAGACATCTCAAGACACCTTCCCAGAAAGTGGCTGTGCAGGAAGACCTCTCAGCACTCAAGAAGCCCACACAAACATCAGGAGAagccacacactcacacagagaaCCAGAGGGTGGTGACAGAGGCATTGCAGTGTCTCAGGAAACTCCAGAAGAAAAGCTGGACCCTGCAGAAAATGTAACTGGAAGCAGGAGGTGGCTAAAGACACCCAAGGAAAAAGCCCCACCGCTGGAAGACCTGGCTGGCTTCAAAGAGCTCTTCCAAACCCCAGATCATGCAAAGGAACCAATGACTGATGAGAAAACCACCACAATACCCTATAAATCTCCAGCAGTAGAGCCAGTCACCAGGCGAACAGGTAGAAAGAGACGGCTCAAGTCACCACCAGGGAAAGTGGATGTAGAAGAGCCCTCAGCGCTCAGGAAGCCCACACAGACACCAGGGGaaaccatgcacacacacacaaaacctgtaGGTGATGAAAATGACATCAAAGTGTTTAAGGAGACTTTAAGGCAGAAACTGGTCTCAGCAGAAAATGTAATTGGTGTCAAGAGTTGGCtaagaaaatttaaggaaaaggcTCAACCCCTGGAAGACTCGTGCAGTTTCAAGGAGCTCTTCCAAAAGCCAGATAAGGCCAAGGAACCAATGAGTGATGTTAAAATCGCTCCACTGTCCTGCCAATCTCCACCAGCCAAACCAGTCCCCAGGCGAACAAGTAGAAAGAGACGGCTCAAGTCACCACCAGGGAAAGTGGATGTAGAAGAGCCCTCAGTGCCCAGGAAGCCCACACAGACACCAGGGGATATGCAGAGAGAGCCTGTATGTGATGAAAAAGACAGCAAAGCGTTTAAGGAAAATTCAAGGCAGAAATTGGTCTTGGCAGAAAATGTAACTGGCGTCAAGAGTCGGCTAAGAACATTGAAGGAAAAGGCTCAACCTATGGAAGACTCGGGCAGTTTCAACGAGCTCTTCCAAAAGCCAAGTCAGGCCAAGGAACCAGTGAGTGATGTTAATATAGCTCCAGTGCCCTGCCAATCTCCACCAGCCGGACCAGTCACCAGGCCAGCAAGTAGAAAGAGGCAACTCAAGTCACTGCCAGAGAAAGTGGATGTAGAAGAGCCGTCAGCACCCAGGAAGCCCACACAGACACCAGGGGATATGCAGAGAGAGCCTGTATGTGATGAAAAAGACAGCAAAGTGGTGAAGGAAACTTCAAGGCAGAAACTCAACCCTGCAGAAAATGTAACGGGCATCAGGAGTCGGCTAAGAATATTTAAGGAAAAGACCCAACCCGTGGAAGACTCATGCAGTTTCAAAGAGCTCTTCCAAAAGCCAGATCAGGCCAAAGAACCAGTGAGTGATGTTAAAATCACTGCAGTGCCCTGCCAGTCTCCACCAGCCGCACTAGTCACCAGGCCAGCAAGTAGAAAGAGGCAGCTCAAGTCACCACCGGGAAAAGTGGACCTAGAAGAGCTCTCAGTACTCAGAGAGCCCATCCAAACAGCAGGGGAAACCACGCACAGAGAACCAGTAGGTGATGAGAACAATATCAAAGTGTTTAAGGAAACTTCAAGGCAGAACCTGGACTCAGCAGAAAATGTAATTTGTGTCAAGAGTCGGCTAAGAACATTTAAGGAAAAGGCCCAACCCCTGGAAGATCCAGCCAGTTTCAAAGAGCTCTTCCAAAAGCCAGATCAGGTCAAGGAACTGGGAAACGATGCTTCTGGAGTTAAGAGAGCCGCAAAGCAAGCAGCAGACAGAAGAAGACCTGTAGAAATATCCCGAAGAGTCCTCAGGGCCCCTAAAGTAAGGTTCACGGGAGACCCTGTGGGCAGCAGAGACCCTGTAAAATCACCAGGTGAAAGCTGCATCTCCCCGTCCCCCAAGAGGAAACTGGGAGAAGATGCAAGGGTTGTGGGCAGGAAGAGACTATGCCCCACGATGGCTGCACAGGACCCTGAGGAAGAGAAGCCCCTCCAGAAGAAGCAGAGGACAGCCCCCAGGGAGAGACGGGAGCCCCCCAAACCCTCGGGGGTGAAGAAGAGAAGCCTGAGGATTTTGGCACAAAGGACTAAACCTGTGGGAAGCCTGCCCAACAATGATGTGAAAACTAAAGCTACGGATCCACAAGGAGAAGACGCGCACGCTCCAAATAAG ggAATGTCCCTGCGTACCAGGCGCCCCACTAAAACCAATATAGAGGAGCAAAGACCTGGGGTTCTTATATCAGcaggaaagatgaaaataaagaggAGTGAGAAGAAGTCCACGAAGACCTCCCAAGAGATGAAGCTACAAAGCCCAGAAGATGGAGCCGAGACTCCTACCTCTGGGGGCAAAGTTCAAGAGAGAAGGAGGCACTTGAGATCTGGGAAGCAGAATCAGAAGCCTTTGCCTGATGCAACAGAGGAGACAGCAAGGCAGGAAAGGGTGGAAATCCCCGTgaagaagcaggaagagaaagaagcaacGGAATATTCAGACTTCAAGGGTTTGAGATCCAGAAAGATTACTCTCCGCCCTCGAGGAAACCCTTCGGAGGGTGAATCCGAGCAGAGAGTAACCCGGGGTGCCTGGAGACGTGCCAACAGCCTTCAAAAG GAAAATGACAATGTGGGTGTCAAGAAAATAAGAACCAGAAGTCATCGAGACAGTGAAGATAAATAG